The nucleotide sequence actagtcggcagcaCGGTTTGTGAAGTGccgtaaagtttagttgattcaaaatacACCCATAACACACtcaaaacatggcttaatagagacaatttcaagcacaagtaaataaattgtcttcactataactcgcagcattcacagacaaacacttgtctttatctggacacattttccctacaaatacaacatgctaatgtttttagcacaagtctgtggcattgtacattgtataaattaacctagcAGCTGGGAGActtttttctctactcatatgaagccagggacaacagcaacatttaacaaaggtaacgttacaaaattcttctccattacaactcacaaggttcactgacaaaacaatcgtcttatactaaacacgttctCCAAAGAAATGTAACATGCTAAccttattagcacaagcctatggcattttacattgtataaattagcctagggatgagcggagatttcctctactcatatgaagccaggataaatcccgaggTATAAATCCCTGATGGATAAATCGCatacaagacttaaaatgccatttttgtggaggctatattgtcttcacaatttattgtttcttatctgttaaataaaagtaaataaagctTCCTCTCCACTGAGGCAAATGGTTTTGGttcaggaggtctgcgtcactgcaatgtgtagttacataccatttcagtgtctgaccaaatatCCCCCCATCCCTTTGTGTTCCTTAGTTAAAGGAAAGTGTTTtcgcagaacattatgatgtcacattgaagctgacctttgaccttttggatataaaatttcATCACTTTATATTTTGTCctattggacatttgtgtgaaatgttgttataattagcatatgaattattgagttactgccaaaaacatgttttgtgaggtcacacagaccttgacctttgactgttccaccaaattctaatcagtttattcttcactttaagtggacgtttgtgtcaaattttaggaagttcccttaaggtgttcttgagatactgtatttacaagaatgagacagatgcaaggtcacattgacctcaACCTTTAACCAccgaaatccaatcagttcatggTTGAGAACAAATGGCCATTGGTGctatatttaaagaaattccatcaaggtattcttgagatatcacgttcatgaaAATTAGAAAGAtgcaaggtcactttgaccttggcctttgaccactaaaatctaatcagttcatcgttgagtctaGGTGAGACCAAATTTgtagaaattctctcaaggtgttcttaagatatcatgttcacaagaatgagacagacaaggtcacagtaaccttggccttcgacctatgaccaccaaaatctaaataATTCTTTGAATCCAAGGgggcatttgtgccaaatttgaggaaattccttcaaggtgttcgtaagatattgtgttcatgagaatggcaCAAATGGACAACCCACCAGCTAATGCTGGCACGGAGGCATAAATATCATCAGCATCGATCATCAGGAAACCATGAATGcactttttaactttttgccAATACATCTTGTGGATGTAGAGATATTACACAGGGTAAGTGAAAACCTTCGCCTGCTGTTGGCACTGCAGGAAAATCAAGAGATTACCAAAGTCAGGAGGATTCATCTTCTAGGCGCCATAAATGTCTTCACAAAATTCCATGGCAATCTGTCGCATAGccgttgagatatttcagtgttgGACAGGCTGACCAAAAGACCATCACCAGCCATCACCACAGCCATGCCACTAGCAAGCCCAAAAACAAAAGTTCTATCATAAAGTTGAACATGCACTGTGGGGAACTTTCTAAATTCTCCAGAGGTGAAATGATGTGTGGCATCTACCAGGCTAGACAAGATAAAAGACGCTGAACACCTCAGTTGTATTTGATCTGTGCACAGATCTCATCCAAACCATTGTGCAAAATATAGATTTCTAAATAGGGTTATaggcatttttttccttttcaagaTGTTCAATTCCTGTACAGTTTGGTTAGACAGCTGATTTTTCCTAAGAGAGATAGAAGGATTGTACAAGAACAGACATAAATAGCCTTTTTGATTCAGAGAATGGAAAACAGTACTGTCTTTGATTACTTAAACTTCACTATGTTCATGAACATTGGGCATTACCGTTATCCAGCCTTTGTCTTTTGCCTTCTGCTCTACAGCTTTATTGTGTCTGCTAATCTTACCatgataattataatattacGGGAGAAAACGCTACATGAGCCCATGTACATTTTCATTGCATTTTTATCTGTCAATGCTCTGTATGGTTCCATGGGTCTCTTCCCCAGATTCCTCATGGACCTACTGACTGATACTCATTTCATCTCTCGTCCTGCTTGTTTTACACAGATCTTTATTATTTACACATATGCTTCTTATGAACTGACCATTCTGAGCATTATGGCATATGATAGAtatgttgctgtgtgtcatcCTTTACATTATCACAGAAAGATGAACTCTAAAACTGTCtacactttgacattttttgcttGGGTCTGTCCAGCCTGTAACCTTACAATAAGCCTTAACATGATTGTCAAGCTTCCTCTGTGTGGTAACAATATACAGAGGGTATACTGTGCCAGCTGGAATATTGTAAAATTATCATGTGTTACCAGTGCTGTTAACAGTATTGTTGCTTTGTTGGGGGCCATAGCCATAGCCTTTGTCCCCTTTAGTTGTATCTTGTACACGTATCTGAGAATTGTGGTTGCTTGTTGGAAGTcatcagaggtcagaggaaaaGTATTACAGAGCTGTCTTCCACAC is from Epinephelus moara isolate mb chromosome 7, YSFRI_EMoa_1.0, whole genome shotgun sequence and encodes:
- the LOC126393509 gene encoding olfactory receptor 10J4-like codes for the protein MENSTVFDYLNFTMFMNIGHYRYPAFVFCLLLYSFIVSANLTMIIIILREKTLHEPMYIFIAFLSVNALYGSMGLFPRFLMDLLTDTHFISRPACFTQIFIIYTYASYELTILSIMAYDRYVAVCHPLHYHRKMNSKTVYTLTFFAWVCPACNLTISLNMIVKLPLCGNNIQRVYCASWNIVKLSCVTSAVNSIVALLGAIAIAFVPFSCILYTYLRIVVACWKSSEVRGKVLQSCLPHVISFVIYSITSFSDTALSRQNLEEINPFAAIILSLEFVIIPPVLNPLVYGLKLPEIRKQIFKTLCLKPHTKRTSVEHC